The proteins below are encoded in one region of Hemiscyllium ocellatum isolate sHemOce1 chromosome 3, sHemOce1.pat.X.cur, whole genome shotgun sequence:
- the tcf21 gene encoding transcription factor 21 — protein MSTGSVSDAEDLQEMEVLGAEGDCDGLKRKSNKDFCTSNDSNEDSSNYEHESPKKGRGASGKGRKTASKKASLNGVTQEGKQIQRNAANARERARMRVLSKAFSRLKTTLPWVPPDTKLSKLDTLRLASSYIAHLRQILANDKYENGYIHPVNLTWPFMVAGKPENELKEVVNTARLCGTTAS, from the exons ATGTCCACTGGGTCCGTTAGCGATGCAGAAGACCTTCAGGAAATGGAAGTGCTGGGAGCAGAGGGCGACTGCGACGGGCTAAAGAGGAAATCGAACAAGGATTTCTGCACCTCCAACGACAGTAATGAAGACAGCTCCAACTATGAGCACGAGTCCCCAAAGAAAGGCAGGGGGGCTTCGGGAAAGGGCCGCAAGACGGCCTCCAAGAAAGCCTCTCTGAATGGGGTGACCCAGGAAGGGAAACAGATCCAGCGTAACGCTGCAAATGCTAGGGAGAGGGCCAGAATGAGGGTGCTCAGTAAAGCCTTCTCCAGGCTCAAAACCACCTTACCCTGGGTGCCACCAGACACTAAACTCTCCAAACTCGACACCCTCCGGCTGGCATCCAGCTACATAGCCCACCTCAGACAGATTCTAGCCAACGACAAGTATGAGAATGGCTACATACACCCTGTAAACCTG ACGTGGCCGTTCATGGTGGCCGGGAAACCAGAGAACGAGCTAAAGGAGGTCGTGAACACGGCCCGTTTGTGTGGGACGACGGCGTCGTGA